One window of the Amycolatopsis mediterranei genome contains the following:
- a CDS encoding anti-sigma-D factor RsdA encodes MGGTGHEKRFEPDDVFGSGLTASEAEFAADLSAVQADDALLDALGGSDPALADGLGDQELNALLVAWRRDIDSEPLAELVDVDTAVRTVSTAALAKRHASSGRRRRLLVPVAVAAAVLAIAFTGTGLAARSAQPGDTLWGLAKVLYSDHTRSVEAAATAKLDLEKANLAIAGGNLDAARQALQDAQAALSQVTDEENRDQLMEQHRQLAAQLQNPEAPVQGPIQTSIPPVSPGAPTSQVPPAGSASSLPGSGSGTTSLPGSVTPTPTPPPPTTTPPPPTTTPPPPTTTGATGNDPGTPRSESAGGQPQGVSETP; translated from the coding sequence CTGGGAGGGACCGGTCACGAGAAGAGATTCGAGCCGGACGACGTCTTCGGCAGTGGCCTGACCGCGTCGGAGGCGGAGTTCGCCGCCGACCTGTCGGCCGTGCAGGCCGATGACGCCCTGCTCGACGCGCTCGGCGGGTCCGACCCGGCGCTGGCCGACGGTCTCGGCGACCAGGAGCTCAACGCGTTGCTGGTCGCGTGGCGAAGAGACATCGACAGCGAGCCGCTGGCCGAGCTCGTCGACGTCGACACCGCCGTGCGCACCGTCAGCACCGCCGCTCTCGCGAAGCGGCACGCTTCGAGCGGACGCCGCCGCAGGCTGCTCGTCCCGGTCGCCGTCGCCGCCGCCGTGCTGGCGATCGCCTTCACCGGCACCGGGCTGGCCGCGCGCTCCGCGCAACCCGGCGACACGCTGTGGGGCCTCGCCAAGGTCCTCTACTCCGACCACACCCGTTCCGTCGAGGCGGCCGCGACAGCGAAGCTCGACCTCGAGAAGGCCAACCTCGCCATCGCCGGCGGCAACCTCGACGCCGCCCGCCAGGCCCTCCAGGACGCCCAGGCCGCCCTGTCGCAGGTCACCGACGAGGAGAACCGTGACCAGCTGATGGAGCAGCACCGGCAGCTCGCCGCCCAGCTCCAGAACCCCGAAGCGCCGGTCCAGGGCCCGATCCAGACCTCGATCCCGCCGGTTTCGCCCGGCGCGCCGACGAGCCAGGTGCCGCCGGCCGGGTCGGCGTCGTCCCTCCCGGGCAGCGGCAGCGGCACCACGAGCCTGCCGGGCAGCGTGACGCCGACGCCGACACCCCCGCCGCCGACCACAACGCCCCCGCCGCCGACCACGACCCCGCCGCCGCCGACCACCACCGGCGCCACCGGCAACGACCCGGGCACCCCACGCAGCGAGTCCGCCGGCGGTCAGCCGCAGGGCGTCAGCGAAACGCCGTAG
- the guaB gene encoding IMP dehydrogenase, producing the protein MTSDGTTAPVPAKFAMLGLTFDDVLLLPAESDVVPSSVDTRSRLTRNITLGVPLVSAAMDTVTEARMAIAMARQGGIGVLQRNLPIDEQAAAVEVVKRSEAGMVTDPVTCAPDATLAEVDALCAKFRISGVPVTDAAGTLVGIITNRDMRFEVDHSRPVSEVMTKAPLVTAQVGVSADAALGLLRRHKIEKLPIVDGAGKLRGLITVKDFVKTEQYPKATKDPDGRLIVGAAVGVGVDGHKRAMTLAEAGVDVLMVDTAHGHSRAVVDTVSLLKKELGESVDIVGGNVATRAGAQALVDAGADGIKVGVGPGSICTTRIVAGVGVPQISAIYEADQAARPAGIPVIGDGGIQYSGDIAKAIAAGASTVMLGSLLAGTAESPGDLILVGGKQFKVYRGMGSLGAMQSRGQGKSYSKDRYAQDDVLNEDKLVPEGIEGRIPFRGPLSNVVHQLIGGLRAGMGYAGAETIAQLQEAQLVRITAAGLKESHPHDITMTVEAPNYTTR; encoded by the coding sequence ATGACCAGCGACGGCACCACCGCCCCCGTTCCGGCCAAGTTCGCCATGCTCGGCCTGACCTTCGACGACGTGCTGCTGCTGCCGGCCGAATCGGACGTCGTGCCGAGCTCCGTCGACACGCGTTCCCGGCTGACCCGGAACATCACCCTCGGCGTCCCGCTGGTGTCCGCCGCGATGGACACCGTCACCGAGGCGCGGATGGCCATCGCCATGGCCCGCCAGGGCGGCATCGGCGTGCTCCAGCGCAACCTGCCGATCGACGAGCAGGCCGCCGCGGTCGAGGTCGTCAAGCGGTCCGAGGCCGGCATGGTCACCGACCCGGTCACCTGCGCGCCGGACGCGACGCTGGCCGAGGTCGACGCCCTGTGCGCGAAGTTCCGCATCTCCGGCGTGCCGGTGACCGACGCGGCCGGGACGCTGGTGGGCATCATCACCAACCGGGACATGCGGTTCGAGGTCGACCACAGCCGCCCGGTGTCCGAGGTCATGACAAAGGCGCCGCTGGTCACCGCCCAGGTCGGCGTGTCCGCGGACGCCGCGCTCGGCCTGCTGCGCCGGCACAAGATCGAGAAGCTGCCGATCGTCGACGGCGCGGGCAAGCTGCGCGGGCTGATCACGGTCAAGGACTTCGTGAAGACCGAGCAGTACCCGAAGGCGACGAAGGACCCGGACGGCAGGCTCATCGTCGGTGCCGCGGTCGGCGTGGGCGTCGACGGGCACAAGCGCGCGATGACGCTCGCCGAAGCGGGCGTCGACGTGCTGATGGTCGACACCGCGCACGGGCACTCCCGCGCGGTCGTCGACACGGTCTCGCTGCTGAAGAAGGAGCTGGGCGAGTCGGTCGACATCGTCGGCGGCAACGTCGCGACCCGGGCCGGCGCGCAGGCGCTGGTCGACGCGGGTGCGGACGGCATCAAGGTCGGCGTCGGCCCCGGCTCCATCTGCACCACCCGGATCGTGGCGGGCGTCGGCGTGCCGCAGATCTCGGCGATCTACGAAGCCGACCAGGCCGCCCGGCCGGCGGGCATCCCGGTGATCGGCGACGGCGGCATCCAGTACTCCGGCGACATCGCGAAGGCCATCGCGGCCGGCGCGTCCACGGTGATGCTGGGCAGCCTGCTGGCCGGCACCGCCGAGTCGCCGGGCGACTTGATCCTGGTCGGCGGCAAGCAGTTCAAGGTCTACCGCGGCATGGGCTCGCTGGGCGCGATGCAGTCCCGCGGCCAGGGCAAGTCCTACTCGAAGGACCGCTACGCCCAGGACGACGTGCTCAACGAGGACAAGCTGGTCCCCGAGGGCATCGAGGGCCGGATCCCGTTCCGCGGGCCGCTGTCGAACGTCGTGCACCAGCTGATCGGCGGTCTGCGCGCCGGGATGGGCTACGCGGGTGCCGAGACGATCGCGCAGCTCCAGGAAGCGCAGCTGGTCCGGATCACCGCGGCCGGGCTCAAGGAGAGCCACCCGCACGACATCACGATGACGGTCGAGGCGCCGAACTACACGACCCGCTAG
- a CDS encoding DUF397 domain-containing protein, producing the protein MSPRTLTGWRKSSHSHFEENACVEIGTGPGIVGVRDTKQAVPRPVLVYSAAAFAAFLGHLTGGR; encoded by the coding sequence ATGAGCCCACGAACGCTCACCGGTTGGCGCAAGTCGAGCCACAGCCACTTCGAAGAGAACGCCTGCGTCGAGATCGGCACCGGCCCCGGCATCGTCGGGGTCCGGGACACCAAGCAAGCGGTGCCCCGGCCGGTCCTCGTCTACTCCGCGGCCGCTTTCGCCGCGTTCCTCGGCCACCTCACCGGCGGACGGTGA
- a CDS encoding DUF5319 domain-containing protein, with product MQAVAHDVLPPDPFADDPDDPARAFGDPEDRLDEPISDSERTELLADLSDLAVYQALLEPRGVRGIVVDCGECDEPHYHDWHLLRASLEQLLADGRMRPHEPAYDPNPGDYVSWDYCRGFADGVTANESAY from the coding sequence GTGCAGGCCGTGGCGCACGATGTCCTGCCTCCAGACCCGTTCGCGGACGACCCGGATGACCCGGCCCGCGCATTCGGAGACCCCGAGGACCGGCTGGACGAGCCGATCAGCGACTCCGAACGCACCGAACTACTGGCCGATCTCTCGGATCTGGCCGTCTACCAGGCTCTCCTCGAACCCCGTGGGGTCCGCGGGATCGTCGTCGACTGCGGTGAGTGCGACGAACCGCACTACCACGACTGGCACCTCCTGCGGGCGAGCCTCGAGCAGCTGCTGGCCGACGGGCGGATGCGCCCGCACGAGCCGGCCTACGACCCGAACCCCGGCGACTACGTCAGCTGGGACTACTGCCGCGGCTTCGCCGACGGTGTGACGGCCAACGAAAGCGCCTACTGA
- a CDS encoding GMC family oxidoreductase, whose product MTASNTTTSAGGPDYDVVVVGSGFGGSVAALRLTEKGYRVAVVEAGRRFADDEFAKTSWDLKRYLWAPQVGCYGIQRIHMLNDVMVLAGAGVGGGSLVYANTLYRPLRPFYRDRQWAHITDWESELAPHYDQASRMLGVVTNPTITPSDVVMREVAKDMGVADSFHPTPVGVYFGKPGERAADPYFGGAGPARTGCTECGSCMTGCRVGAKNTLVKNYLYLAEQDGAQVIPLTTVTAVTPIDGGYEISLKKTGTTSKKFRTTITAEKVVFAAGTWGTQNLLHRMKDTGRLPQLSRRLGELTRTNSEAIIGAARTDVDESRNFSRGVAITSSIHPDENTHIEPVRYGKGSNAMSLLQTIATDGASPVPRWRQAVTFMLKHPVQAAKLLNGYRWSERTVILLVMQSLDNSITTYTKRGLSGRRKYTSKQGHGEPNPSFIPAGHEANERTAEHIGGMAGGTWGEIFDIPLTAHFIGGVPIGATADEGVIDPYHRVFGYPGLSVVDGAAITANLGVNPSLTITAQAERAFSFWPNKGEEDLRPAQDVPYARLEPIAPKNPAVPAEAPAALRRSS is encoded by the coding sequence GTGACTGCCAGTAACACCACCACCAGCGCGGGTGGCCCCGACTACGACGTCGTCGTGGTGGGGTCGGGGTTCGGCGGCAGCGTTGCGGCGCTGCGGCTCACCGAGAAGGGCTACCGGGTCGCCGTCGTCGAGGCGGGCCGCCGGTTCGCCGACGACGAGTTCGCGAAGACGTCGTGGGACCTCAAGCGCTACCTCTGGGCACCGCAGGTCGGCTGCTACGGCATCCAGCGCATCCACATGCTCAACGACGTCATGGTGCTGGCGGGCGCCGGTGTCGGCGGCGGCTCGCTCGTCTACGCGAACACGCTGTACCGGCCGCTCCGGCCGTTCTACCGCGACCGGCAGTGGGCGCACATCACCGACTGGGAGTCCGAGCTCGCCCCGCACTACGACCAGGCGAGCCGCATGCTCGGCGTCGTCACGAACCCGACGATCACCCCGTCGGACGTCGTGATGCGCGAGGTCGCGAAGGACATGGGGGTCGCCGATTCGTTCCACCCGACGCCGGTCGGCGTCTACTTCGGCAAGCCGGGCGAGCGCGCCGCCGATCCGTACTTCGGCGGCGCCGGCCCGGCCCGCACCGGCTGCACCGAATGCGGCTCCTGCATGACCGGCTGCCGCGTCGGCGCGAAGAACACGCTGGTCAAGAACTACCTCTACCTCGCCGAGCAGGACGGCGCGCAGGTCATCCCGCTCACCACGGTGACCGCCGTGACGCCGATCGACGGCGGCTACGAGATCTCGCTCAAGAAGACCGGGACGACCTCGAAGAAGTTCCGCACGACGATCACGGCCGAAAAGGTCGTCTTCGCCGCGGGGACCTGGGGCACCCAGAACCTGCTGCACCGGATGAAGGACACCGGACGGCTGCCGCAGCTCTCGCGGCGGCTCGGCGAGCTGACCCGCACGAACTCCGAGGCCATCATCGGCGCGGCCCGGACCGACGTCGACGAGAGCCGGAACTTCAGCCGCGGCGTCGCGATCACCTCGTCGATCCACCCGGACGAAAACACCCACATCGAGCCGGTCCGCTACGGCAAGGGCAGCAACGCGATGAGCCTGCTGCAGACGATCGCGACCGACGGCGCCTCGCCGGTGCCGCGCTGGCGGCAGGCCGTCACGTTCATGCTCAAGCACCCGGTCCAGGCCGCGAAGCTGCTCAACGGCTACCGCTGGAGCGAGCGCACGGTGATCCTGCTGGTGATGCAGAGCCTGGACAACTCGATCACCACCTACACCAAGCGCGGGCTGTCCGGCCGCCGCAAGTACACGTCCAAGCAGGGCCACGGCGAACCGAACCCGAGCTTCATCCCGGCCGGTCACGAGGCCAACGAGCGCACGGCCGAGCACATCGGCGGCATGGCGGGCGGCACCTGGGGCGAGATCTTCGACATCCCGCTGACGGCGCACTTCATCGGCGGCGTCCCGATCGGCGCGACGGCCGACGAGGGCGTGATCGACCCGTACCACCGCGTGTTCGGCTACCCGGGCCTGTCGGTGGTGGACGGCGCCGCGATCACCGCCAACCTCGGCGTGAACCCGTCGCTGACGATCACCGCCCAGGCCGAGCGTGCGTTCTCCTTCTGGCCGAACAAGGGCGAGGAGGACCTGCGCCCGGCGCAGGACGTGCCCTACGCGCGGCTGGAGCCGATCGCGCCGAAGAACCCGGCCGTCCCGGCCGAAGCCCCCGCCGCCCTGCGTCGTTCCTCCTAG
- a CDS encoding FAD-binding oxidoreductase — protein sequence MDSEHDQGRPGVRRRTFLRIAGVSAAGAVAAACGPENPAAPVASTAPVDPTSTPTATRLPTGPPNWDELRPRLTGGLLRPGSESYDTAKHGFNQLFDGNNPVAVATVSSAKDVQACLQAAAGRVAIAARSGGHSYAGYSVPVGGLVIDVAALNKIDVQGGKAVIGAGAKLTDVYAALARAGRALPAGTCPTVGIAGLTLGGGIGVLARKYGLTCDHLSSAQIVTADGRTLTASASSEPDLFWALRGGGGGNFGIVTEFTFDTDPAPEALTVFSLRFPDGSASGVLAAWQQWIAAMPPELWANLVLSGGSPVQCRVGGCYVGGAAGLNTLLNNLTTNAGARPTQRVVKTLDYLGAMKYFEGSSNRQSFVASSRMITAPVDAAKVVAVADGRAGMDLLIDGLGGAVAGPAKNATAFWHRDALASVQVYAQATTKTRTKVAQAVGDVVAGLAAAGADGGYVNYIDPALPDWKAAYYGDNAKRLQDVANKYDPNNVFRFGQGVVS from the coding sequence GTGGACAGTGAGCACGACCAGGGGCGGCCCGGCGTCCGCCGCCGGACGTTCCTGCGGATCGCGGGCGTCTCGGCCGCCGGCGCCGTCGCCGCCGCGTGCGGGCCGGAGAACCCCGCGGCCCCGGTCGCCTCGACGGCCCCGGTGGACCCGACGTCGACCCCGACGGCCACCCGGCTGCCCACCGGGCCGCCGAACTGGGACGAGCTGCGCCCCCGGCTGACCGGCGGCCTGCTGCGTCCGGGCTCCGAAAGCTACGACACCGCCAAGCACGGCTTCAACCAGCTGTTCGACGGCAACAACCCGGTCGCCGTCGCGACCGTGTCGAGCGCCAAGGACGTCCAGGCCTGCCTGCAGGCGGCCGCCGGACGTGTCGCGATCGCCGCGCGCAGCGGCGGCCACAGCTACGCCGGCTACTCGGTGCCGGTGGGCGGGCTGGTCATCGACGTGGCCGCGCTGAACAAGATCGACGTCCAGGGCGGCAAGGCCGTGATCGGCGCCGGTGCGAAGCTGACGGACGTCTACGCCGCGCTGGCCAGGGCCGGGCGCGCGCTGCCCGCCGGGACCTGCCCCACGGTCGGGATCGCCGGGCTGACCCTCGGCGGCGGCATCGGCGTGCTCGCCCGCAAGTACGGCTTGACCTGCGACCACCTGAGTTCCGCCCAGATCGTCACCGCCGACGGCCGGACGCTCACCGCGTCCGCGAGTTCCGAACCGGACCTGTTCTGGGCGCTGCGCGGCGGGGGCGGCGGCAACTTCGGCATCGTCACCGAGTTCACCTTCGACACCGATCCGGCGCCGGAAGCGCTGACGGTGTTCTCGCTGCGCTTCCCGGACGGGTCCGCGAGCGGCGTGCTCGCCGCGTGGCAGCAGTGGATCGCCGCGATGCCGCCGGAGCTCTGGGCGAACCTGGTGCTCTCGGGCGGGTCGCCGGTGCAGTGCCGCGTCGGCGGCTGCTACGTCGGAGGCGCCGCCGGGCTCAACACGCTGCTGAACAACCTGACCACCAACGCCGGCGCCCGGCCGACGCAGCGCGTGGTGAAGACCCTGGACTACCTCGGCGCCATGAAGTACTTCGAGGGCAGCTCGAACCGCCAGTCGTTCGTCGCCTCCTCGCGGATGATCACCGCCCCGGTCGACGCCGCGAAGGTCGTCGCGGTCGCCGACGGCCGGGCGGGCATGGACCTGCTCATCGACGGTCTCGGCGGCGCGGTGGCCGGGCCGGCCAAGAACGCCACCGCGTTCTGGCACCGCGACGCGCTGGCCAGCGTCCAGGTCTACGCGCAGGCGACGACGAAGACCCGGACGAAGGTCGCGCAGGCGGTCGGTGACGTCGTCGCGGGACTCGCCGCGGCCGGTGCGGACGGCGGGTACGTCAACTACATCGACCCGGCCCTGCCCGACTGGAAGGCCGCCTACTACGGCGACAACGCCAAACGCCTGCAGGACGTCGCGAACAAGTACGACCCCAACAACGTCTTCCGGTTCGGGCAGGGCGTCGTT
- a CDS encoding GuaB3 family IMP dehydrogenase-related protein, which translates to MRDLVEIGMGRTARRAYDLDDVEIVPSRRTRSSSVVSTSWQIDAYRFDLPLVTHPTDAIVSPGTAVAVGELGGLGVLNAEGLWARHANVEDAIFQLVRAAEDLEDPTAVGRVLQELHAAPIRLDLLTEAIKTVRESGVTVAARVSPQHAAELTPDLIAAGVEILVVQGTIISAEHVQRDAEPLNLKEFIGRLDVPVIAGGVSDYRTAMHLMRTGAAGVIVGHGYTPGVTSTDRVLGIGVPMATAIIDAAAARRDYLDETGGRYVHVLADGGMTVSGDIAKAIACGADAVMLGSPLAAASDAPGQGLYWTAAAAHPSLPRSRVAAGPDYAVDLKTLLFGPSSDAEGVVNLFGALRRAMAKTGYSDLKEFQRVGLTVRR; encoded by the coding sequence GTGCGGGACCTGGTCGAGATCGGGATGGGCCGCACCGCGCGGCGGGCGTATGACCTCGACGACGTCGAGATCGTGCCGTCGCGGCGCACTCGCTCGTCCTCGGTGGTGTCCACGTCCTGGCAGATCGACGCCTACCGCTTCGACCTGCCGCTCGTCACGCACCCGACCGACGCGATCGTCTCGCCCGGCACCGCGGTCGCCGTCGGCGAGCTCGGCGGTCTGGGCGTGCTCAACGCCGAAGGGCTCTGGGCGCGGCACGCGAACGTCGAGGACGCCATCTTCCAGCTGGTCCGCGCGGCCGAGGACCTCGAGGACCCGACCGCGGTCGGCCGCGTGCTGCAGGAGCTGCACGCCGCGCCGATCCGGCTCGACCTGCTGACCGAGGCGATCAAGACCGTCCGCGAGTCCGGCGTCACGGTCGCTGCCCGGGTCAGCCCGCAGCACGCCGCCGAGCTGACCCCGGACCTGATCGCGGCCGGCGTCGAAATCCTCGTCGTGCAGGGCACGATCATCTCCGCCGAGCACGTCCAGCGCGACGCCGAGCCGCTGAACCTCAAGGAGTTCATCGGCCGCCTCGACGTCCCGGTCATCGCCGGCGGCGTCAGCGACTACCGCACCGCGATGCACCTCATGCGCACCGGCGCGGCCGGGGTCATCGTGGGCCACGGCTACACGCCGGGCGTGACGAGCACCGACCGCGTGCTCGGCATCGGCGTCCCGATGGCCACCGCGATCATCGACGCCGCGGCCGCCCGCCGCGACTACCTCGACGAGACGGGCGGCCGGTACGTGCACGTGCTCGCCGACGGTGGCATGACGGTGTCGGGCGACATCGCCAAGGCCATCGCGTGCGGCGCGGACGCCGTCATGCTCGGCTCCCCGCTGGCCGCCGCCTCCGACGCGCCCGGTCAGGGCCTGTACTGGACGGCGGCCGCGGCGCACCCGTCATTGCCGCGTTCGCGCGTGGCGGCCGGCCCCGACTACGCCGTGGACCTCAAGACCCTGCTGTTCGGGCCGTCGTCGGACGCAGAGGGCGTGGTGAACCTGTTCGGGGCCCTTCGCCGGGCGATGGCGAAGACGGGCTACTCGGACCTCAAGGAGTTCCAGCGGGTGGGCCTCACCGTCCGCCGGTGA
- a CDS encoding maleylpyruvate isomerase family mycothiol-dependent enzyme produces the protein MTASEKAHALLDGIRKLDDEWARAIGGLGEPELRAPSALPGWSRAHVLTHVARNADGLQNLLVWANTGVETQMYPSAEARERDIEAGAQRPAADLLADFVASAGRFEQYAAAMPDDAWAREARNRQGAPVTGAVVARMRLSELTIHLADLDRGYDLDRVLALLGPLTEDVVQHAVTSRGAHLPALHLATDGFAWTMGSAPKTTVRGSAGELLAWLSGRSDGAALDGDVPRLPAWA, from the coding sequence GTGACGGCATCCGAGAAGGCACACGCACTGCTCGACGGCATCCGGAAGCTCGACGACGAATGGGCGCGGGCCATCGGCGGCCTCGGCGAACCCGAGCTGCGCGCCCCCAGCGCGTTGCCCGGCTGGTCGCGCGCCCACGTCCTCACGCACGTCGCCCGCAACGCCGACGGCCTGCAGAACCTGCTGGTCTGGGCGAACACCGGCGTCGAGACGCAGATGTACCCCAGTGCCGAGGCCCGCGAGCGGGACATCGAAGCCGGCGCCCAGCGCCCGGCCGCCGACCTGCTCGCGGACTTCGTCGCGTCGGCCGGGCGGTTCGAGCAGTACGCCGCCGCGATGCCGGACGACGCCTGGGCGCGCGAGGCCCGCAACCGGCAGGGCGCGCCCGTCACCGGGGCCGTCGTGGCGCGGATGCGGCTGTCGGAACTGACCATCCACCTCGCCGACCTCGACCGCGGCTACGACCTCGACCGCGTGCTCGCGCTGCTCGGCCCGCTCACCGAGGACGTCGTCCAGCACGCCGTCACCTCGCGCGGCGCCCACCTGCCGGCCCTGCACCTGGCCACCGACGGATTCGCGTGGACGATGGGCTCCGCTCCGAAGACGACCGTCCGCGGGTCGGCCGGGGAGCTGCTGGCCTGGCTCAGCGGGCGTTCCGACGGCGCCGCCCTCGACGGCGACGTCCCCCGGCTCCCCGCCTGGGCGTGA